Part of the Tenebrio molitor chromosome 4, icTenMoli1.1, whole genome shotgun sequence genome, tttccatTGCAGATTTTGCGAGACAAGGCTTTCGATGAAGAAGGTGCCAATGGAATTACGCAGTCGGTGTTCACGGTAAGTTTTCCGTTTGTCTCACTTTAAAGCGACTGAACCCTCTTTTAGAAGTACCTTTTTTCGCGGTACCCCGTCTTGGCTGAGAAACTTTTCCAACACTTTCACGAGGGAGCCAAGTCAAAAAACTCTTACATTGACACCCAAGACTTTAAACTGCAATGTGAAAAATACTTAACTGTGAGTCATACCGCCCCAGCTGGCTCGACCTAACGTGATTGTTAGATTCTAGATGATGAAATCGTTCGTGAtacttttgtaaaaatgttttcgagtCATAGTGATAATTCGAATGGCGACACCATCACCCCCGAGGGTCTCCGTTCGTTGTTGATGTGCGCATACCACGTTAGTATGGATCATTACTCGGAAGGGCCCCAGATGTGCCTCTCCATAAGCAAAACGCTGAAAGCAGTTGTTGATAGTTGTTTTCACACGAAAAACCAACTGTCTGCTCAGTTTGTGTCGCATTGGCTCGCCGCTAATTGCCCGAGGCTTGTGCTGCCCCTGCACCGTTACATTGTACATTCCCTAGCCACTTCTTACCGCACCCTCGAGGACTACGAGAGCACCCCGGCCGCAGGTAAGCCCCCGCTCGCGCTCCGGCGCCCGCACAGTAGAGTAGCGTCGATTTTCTTGTGCAGGTCTTGCAAAGGACGAGGTCGAGGAAGGTAAAAATAGCCTGATTAAAGTTTAATGTTGGTGACGCACGCGTTTCTTCTCTTAATAGCACAAGCACATAAAGATTaagcaaattttcaaattaattggCTGTGCACGATGTCCCACATTCTTTACGGGTCCCTCCTCTAGTTTTATTTGCACGGTGATTTAAAACTAATATTTGTTATTGCCGATCTGTTTAATCATTATCAGAAATTCCGCGAATAAATCCATTTAAGCTTTATTTAATGACAAGTCGAGATAAATGTGACAGTTTGTCAAAATCAGTTGTTGGATCATGACCGACTATAGTGAAAttgaaaagtaaaataaaatacgtaTTTATGTAATAATCCATAGAAattatctatttttaaaactatgaaaaaattgattgATTTCTTAACTTATCAATCAAGACCAGGAAGATATAAATTATGAGACAAACTGTTTCTCAGTGTGACGGACATATTAACATTTTGACAGATCCAATGTGTCATTTTGGATGTGTCAGAATGTCTAAAGTAGTGATTCGATTCATCAGTCGTTCCTTAACTGAATATGAAAAGATAAGAAAAGATCAAAAACTGTCGccgaaaaaatcaaaatgattaCAAATTGCATGAATGGATTTAGCCATGTTATCAAGAGGACAATAAATGTAAAGTTAGCCAGATATTTAATCACCTATAAATCTCTAATAatgtcattataaatgattgtagtccaagttggcgtaaaaactgattgcaaaatttatggttgccgctccataggAAAAATGATGAATTAGTAAATGCACACCgtaattggttgcaaaacaactcaatatttttagattcaatcgttaatttagaaagaaataaataaaattctcatcaccgcacttttcactgAAAAAGTGGCACTGACAgggacaaaaattgacagttcacagtgAGGCGACAAAAATTCCATAACATGGGCGTggcttgcttcgactacaataatttataatgaccctgatTAATAGCTCtaattagtttttaatttcctgAACCTGTTTCTAATGACGTTGCCCGTTATGTTGTGAGAGACGCCTTGAGCATCTAATTTTCTGTTACCGCGACtgaattatacagggtgattctgcaataagtttggaaaaaaaaacagcaattGGTGATGATTAGAAGAAGTCataggcaaaaaaaaaatgttttatagcagtttttttcgttttcaagatacaaatgattgaaaatttcgtcaaaattgctagtacgctgctgagttttAAAGGTGATTAATTGATTATCCTGGTAGTTTTACAACAATAACAGTCACAAACGTGACATTACTCCTTTCGAttatttccatagaaacatttacaaagcagtgtgcttgtacctacgactttattgtggagttgatgtaacaatagTTGCTAATGAACAGAGATCGGATTCAAATAGTAGGAAGCGgagaatgagtttttttttaatttggcgtcgaagtaggcgttggagagtcgattgagatcgcaccactcgtgtaaaagcgtaagattaaggcccggtttattcacaatcgacagttcaacgcctatttcgacgccaaattaaaaaaaaaacacccgttatattgCATGAAAATACGCTAACTAAGTACTAATCGCTCACAATTGATGTGGTTTCATATTATAAATACAATCAGTGCACGGAATAATGCTAGTTAATCCGACTTGCGATGGTGTTTATTACTGAACAGGTCGAGTGTATGGTTTTTGTAGagtttttgtttcgtttttattCAGCGTGAGACGGAAGCAATGTCCCAAGTGTTttgcgaatttatttgaataaaatttgataaggttctaaagtaaaaaagaaattttcaaatatgtaataatgaAAACAATATTCAAACCGTCCAACACCAGGTAATCTGTTGAGTTTAGCACAGCTTCAAAAAACAGACAAATCATTATTAAATCGTGAAATTACATTGCGCCCGTTCATGAAATTCGACCCCACTACTAAATAGAATCGCCTAAATCTGTCCGAACACTGCTAATGAAATGAATAAATTCGGACAAAATTTTcctattcataggcgtcgaaaatacaaggataAATACAGAATTACTTCatgtcaaggatactccacattttttttacaaacaaacAGAATCACCTGTATAAACGAAAAGTTCGCAACGTTACCGATAGGTGGcttacaattaaattaatgcagAATGTATTGGGTTCATCAAAAACTTAATATgtaaaaagaataataaaaaaatgaatagCAGTGGCGCAAAAAGTAATGGTTTGTTAACAAAGAAAAGATGTTGATAGACAATGATCCACCCATACTTTTGTTTATGCATCAGACGATACAAAAATGAATCCCAAAAATTTAAGTATTGCACATTTTGTGGAAACATTTTTCGACAAGTTCCTTAATCAGCATTGACATcatccaaatttattttctttgacattaattttcttaaaaaacagACAACCCAGAGCGATTGTCCCTTGAATGAAAGAAGTTCCTCACAATTTGTACAACATATTGATTTTCTTGTCGGTAAATGAATCTTCACTAATCACCTCAACCCCCGATATCACCAAAGACAACATTTCTTTTGTCATTTCTTCGTTAATGATTTGTACcaatatatacagggtcattataaataattgtccTATCGCAgctggcgttgaaaacccacacaaattttggatgtgccgccagcttcgcaacgttagacaaactagtagacagatttccagtaccgccggtagcgccacctatcggtgatactagtctcacttatgttatgaggcttgcggcacattcaactccgtcaccaacgcctactgcgatgggacaatcatttataatgaaaatGATCCTGTAGATTTAACCGCCTTAAATACAACCTAAAGTCATTACATTGCccattaaaatgttttataatttacCTTGCACACTTTTACCTATTTCCTTTAATCATAATTCAAACTGATTCGTCTTTTAACCCCATCCAAATTCGATATTTTTCCAGCACAAATGTCTGTTGAAACGCGTTAAACACGCCCGCGCTACGGAAAATTTTATTCACTAAATTGTCGGCGCGTTTCGCAATCTCATACGAAGAAGGTGCTAACATAGTTAGCGTAGCGCGTCGTAGtacattgtacatttttaGGTGTCGCGGGCGTGTCTAGCCTGGTTTTTTCGTGTTAGCCCACTAGTTTTTGTCGATAAGTCGCATTGTATAATTGAGTTGGGTTTAAAAAGTgtgtacaaaaaaattaaacgacgTTTTCAGGTTTGGAGTTGGCCACTCCTGTTTTGGAACACCCGCCTCCTTTCGGTCAGAAACACCCGCACCTCCTCCACATGAGCATGTCGTGGCTGTTGGCGGGGGCCCTCCCGCCCGTGTACTCCAGGCCGCAGAAGGCCCACTCCCCCAGTAACAGCGGCGTAGGTAAACGATCCACTCCATCCCCCAGCCCAGTTCGCAAAATGTCCAATTGCAGGCCTGTCGAGCGCCACGTTCCTCGCGAAGCTCCTGTGCTCGGTGCCCTCCCATTGGGTCGTGCTGTACGACTCCAACGACATGGGTCTCGGCGCCAATCGATTTTTGCACCACGTGCTCTCGTACAAGGGTCCCACTTTGTGCCTCCTCCAAGCCGAGAACAACCAAGTGTTCTGCGTGGCCTCCCCCAACGAGTGGAAGGAGTCGATCCACTACTGGGGCGGCGAGGACGCCGCCGTCATACAGCTGCTCCCCAAGTGAGTTTATTGTTGTTCGCGAGGACTTTTACAACAGTTTCGGCAGGTTTCAAGTGCTGGAGAAGGGTTCGAAGATGCTGTATCTGAACACGTCGGTCCGAGGATATCCGTACGGGCTGCGGGCGGGGAAGGACCCCAGGAGTCCCATCATAATAGTAGACGGCGGCTTCGAAAAGGTAGAGCGACGGGCGTATTCGGCGTGATTATTTGGAGTGGTTTGCAGATGGAGTTCAAGAAGATCCCGTACAGTCTGGTGCGAATCGAAGTGTGGGGCTGCGGGGACCCGGTTAGCCGAGAGACGCAGCTGGAAATCAAGAAGTGGGAAGTGAAAGAGGCCGAGAGACAGCGCTGCGTCAAGTTGAGCGCCGCCGATTGGCTGGACCACCCGGACAGGTATCTGCTGGAGCTCGCCGGTAGACCTCAGTATCACCAAAACCAAACTCAATAGCTTCACTAAAGTACTTAGAGCAAATTAGAGTGATATTACTTGTTGACGTCTATTAGTCACTGTTATATTTATTCGAGGTGTCTCAATTAATCGCGGTTAAGGATATTCATATTCTCACATCTTAAAAGTATTTAAACGTGCCTTCACTAGTTAAGTTCCAGAGACTACCCGCCATATTTCAATATGACGATGACGCTACTATTTGAAGAGCTTTCAaaagtaaatttcaattaCCTACATTTGGTATTACTTAAAACAAGCTACTTAATTTGTTCATGATATTTGTTAGGGTGTATTTTTGACATGTGTTGAAGTATTTTTGGTAATATGTAGTAGTTTACGTCGCCCAAACTGTGCATCGCTTCGCACACCGTGCTAAATGTGTACAACGTTGCcagacttatttatttatatcgaataagagaaaattcacaattaagaTTACGTGActgtcattttaattatacaaTTATACTCTGTGCAGGAGCCCCTCTACCAcccattttttctaaacaaagttaaaaaaagcaCCAAACACAAACTAAACCAGAGAAACAGATcaataattaacaaacgtATTGGAATCGTACAAATCCAACTAAAAGACATTAACATCTGGCAACAATGCAGAGCATTTCTCCATCTACGGGGCTCCGCGCAGTTTGGGCGACGTAAACTACAAGATTAccgtattttttcaaaacgagttattttttataaaaatgttgaaatgaGGTTCtggttttattaattaattagtctTCGTCTTCCCAACAACTTCCAAACTTCCACAGAATAGTTACACACCCACACCCGTCCAAAGATGTAATTGATGTTACGTCAATATATGAACCACAGCCACAGCCtcaaacctaacctaaaaattgtAAGCAAAGATTGGTATAAGTTTTTGTGGTGATTGTTTCGTATGAGACATGTCTTTTTGTCGGCAAACGTCTTTGTACATGTGCCGATTCCTACTAAGACAGTTAAACAGTCCCCGTGTGACCGGTGAGTAGCTGGCGTCTCaacataaccccacttttacGTTACCGATTTAAGAAACGAGAAATATAAAGCGGTGGGTGGCCCCCACGTTGAAGCAACTGAAGAAACGTAGAGATGAAATAGGGCCTGAACCGGAACAGCCGCGATCGACTTTTCTTGAATGGAATTACGAAGCTGAAGTGTTCGCTTTTGGCAAACGTCTAGGTGAGGAGTTTGACAGGAAGACGCTAAAACAAGCTCTCACTCATCGGTCGTATGTTACTGCAGAAGAAAACAAAGCTAAAGAGAAAGGTTTTTAgtttggttttgttttttggGTGTATTTATGTACAAATTGTCAATAGGTGTTGAATTTGAGAATCAAGCAAGCAATCAAGACTTGATTAAAGAAGGTGATAGTATAATTTCACAATATCTCAAAGAAGAGTTGCGCAAAAGTCATCCTGATGATGTTGTGACAGTGCTGAGCGATTATTTAACCACAGTAGACATGTTGTCACATGTGGCTCTCCACATGGGGCTTAAAGATATCATCTTGACAGCTGTAagtcacaaaaatttaagagaaAATCTTATTGACTCAATCTTTTAGGAATTTCCGGTAGAAAAGACTACACTTGCTGATACTTTCAAAGCAGTGGTTGCTGCCCTCAAAGCGTCACAAGACCTGTCAAGGGCACAACTTTTGCTCAAAGATTTTCTTCTGTGTCAGCTGAATGGAAAAGAGATTTACGACGTCTGGAATCCTGACAGTCCTCTGGATCACCTAACAAGACTTTTAAAACAGAGAGGAGTGAAGGAACTGGAGCCCAGATTGTGCAATCAGTCTGCCACCAGCACAATATTGGCCAACTACCAAGTGGGACTGTACAACGACAAAAAATTGTTGGGGATCGGTTGGGGCGAGAGTGTTGAAATAGCGAAGGACACTGCCGCTTTAGACGCAATCCACAGAATCTACTATGAAAAATAATGTTATTGCgtaattttagaataaaacaatttacatCTTAAAAGTATTGTCAGCACTGAGTGTCCACCAGTAGCGTACCGTTCCCGTCTTTGATCCTGATACGGCCGTTTGCGTATTTGGTCTCTAGGGTACCATCTGGGTATAGAACTTTGATAGTACCATCAGGATACTCACGTCTCTAGAAGAAAAACAGATTTACCAAAAACCTACTTAGACGGAGCTCGTTCAGTTGATGCGGACCGCAGCCTGAACACCACTTTTCACCTTGTATTCTTTCGTCTCTATTTCTTTTTGTCCGTTGGGTAAAAGCAGGATTTTGTCGCCACTTTTGGTGATGTTGACTATCGACCCGTCCGCATATTTTGTTTCTTGGCTCCCATCCGGGAACGTAGTTTGGACGACGCCATCCGGCAGCATCACTTCGCACCTACCGTCGACGTATCGTTTTTCCGTCACGCCCCTGCACTCGAACAAATGAGACAGACGCGTCATGGACACTTGACCACTTACTCAGGAAACTCCACCAACTCCAACCCATCCGCGTACGTAGTTTGACAGATCTTCCTCTCGGAAAAGTAATATCTGACAGTACCGTCGATCAGATTGGTCTCTTGTTTGTCACCGTTGAAAAACGTCACGCTTATTTGATTACCATCGGGGGACACGATTTTAACGTTCCCGTTCGGGTACCTGATCTGTTTAGTACCGTCCTCCAGCGTGTGTTCAGTCTTACCTGAAAAACCCGTCTCGATCAGACATCTGTCGAGAGCTGATTGGTTCTGCGACTGTCACGTGCCCCGCTTTGGaacaaaacaatcaaattACCCGTTGACGTCGACGTCTCGCGCGGCGATTGGTTTCTGAAAGTGTTCTCGTACTGCGTCTCCAGGTCCACGTGACTCGTTCCCGTTTCCAGAAGCGAGTCGTCCTTGTCGGACGATTTATTTCGCTCCGACTTGTCGGCTTCCGCTTGGTCGCACTTTTTTGTTCGCAGCGTCTCTTGCGTCAGTTTGGAAATGTTCTTGTTGATTTCGTGGAGAATTTTGGCATCAGAGGGTCTGCGGTTTAGCTTCTGAGTGGCCGAGAGCTTCGCGTTTTCTTTGGTCAGCCTTTCGACTTCGTCCTTTAAGTTCGAATTGTCCTTCTCCAGCTGCTTGATCTGGTTCCTGAGTCGCGCTTGGGTCATCCCGTTCTTCGACTCTTTCAGCTTGAGGGTCTCTCTCAAGTCGGCCACTTCCTGCTTCAGGTTGCTTATTTCCTGGCGCTCCCGCTTGTTGGGGCGATTTTGCGAATCTTTGACGTACCTAAAACCAACAATGAAGATTTTGCGGACACTCTATATCTCAACAGACGTCTGGAAAACTTGTTTTTCTTTGATCATCTTCTTCCTTTCGCTCTCCAACTCGTAAACAAGATTCGTCTTCTCATCTTCAAACTCTCTCTTCTTCTTCGCGAAATCGCGTTCTTTCTGTTCCAAATGCTTCCTGATCTCGACGATTCTATTTTTATCCTCGACGACTTCCTGGATCTTCTCTTCATATTCTTCAATCTTCCTTTTAAGCTTGTCGCCACAAACTGCACAGCCGTATGGTTGCTCACTTGTACCAACTCCAACGTCGCGCTTTTCAGTCTTAAGAGTTTCTTCTAGATCTATTGAAGAAATAGAAATGTCGCTTGAAGGCTCACTTGAAGACCATTTCTCATCTTCCGACGCTTCAATAATCGCTAAAAATTCCGAAATCAAACAATTATTGTCTCTCGAAATAGATTCCTAACATGGCACATTCGGTCTCGCGTTGTTTTGAGCCAAACTCTTCAATCTTAGGAGAATCTCGGCGATGTCTTCACGCTCTAGGTTGGTCTCGATCACGTCGTCCTCCTCCTCACTTTGCGACTCCCAATGGACGCGCTTTTCCTCCGCGATTGGCTTGATTTTACTCGGGGTGCTGGATAAAATGCGCATCACGCTCGAATTCGTTGAAcaaaaactactattttcGGCCTTTTGTTCCAACGCCTCAAAAATCAACAGTTCCTTCTCTAGCGCTTTCTCATAAAGAGTCTGCTCACTAACTTCACAcctacaaaattcatttaacAACCCAGACCCACTCATTTCGCACTTACTTGTCCATCTGAGCCagctcattaatttttttgatgtgGTCCTCCCTTTCCTCAATCTTGCACCAAGTCGCTTTCGGCCGCACCGATAAATCTGGAGCCCTCAAAGGGGTCGCGCTcgtattcaaattatttttcggtCGGCTCCTGACGGGTTTTTGTCGCGGTTTCAACTTGAACCTCTCCAATCCTGCGCCTTTCCTCAAAAACGGCTTCTTGGGCTTTTGCGCGACAGTCCTCGGCCCCGGGTCTTGCGCCAGCTTCTCCTCGAGTAACTGGTCGAAAGATTTCCCAGGAGAAATCACTTGACTTTCCCagtttttcatattttccaGCGAGTTTTCATCGTTTAGTGTCGAGTCGAAAGCAGAAAGGCCCTCAATTGTTTGATAGTCGGATGCACTAGTGACATTTCCACTCGTGTTTGAGAGATTTTTTGTCTTCTTCAACAGCTCTTCGTGGCTCTCCTGCCACATTTTCAGCTCGTTTAGGCGCTGGAGAATGTTTGCAGGCGAGAGAGACATCACAGATTGCAGTTTTCATCGAATTCGAaaatatttgaggttatgtcgtcGTTGAAAGTTTGACAGtgattcaaattcaaatttggacACAGCGCAGCCAACACAATTTTAGGGGGAAAAGTAAGTCACCACGTCAGATCTAAAAttcgaatttatttttgaatcgCTGCAACATTTTAATTCAAACGGAAAGAAAACAAAGCCAGGTTACGTTAAGTCATCATTCTTTAGTTATTTTTAAGTCCGGCTTGAAGAAATCTTTAAATCGACACGATCGGAGAGGTGACGGATACGCAACGGTTGACGTTCTGGAATGCGTCAAGAAATTAAGAAGTCTGCACGACTGACAAATCCAACAATGGATTATTCATGATTAATTTCTCCatatattttgtgttgcatacatttgcatatgttaatTCAAACTAGTATATTATTTAACAACAGCCCGGTTAATATTTAATTGGTGTATTTATAACTTCATCAGGTTCTATCGCTGCAACTGTATATCACCTGACCTTGAACCAGATCTGAGTAATCTCGTGCGGAAATTCCGCTCAATTGTCTTACGATGAGGCAAATAATTGCTTAGGCGTAAGTCATTCAAGCATGCAGCGTCGCCCCTAAATTCACTTCTCGGAAGAACTGGCTATTTATAATTGGAGTAAGCACCAAATGTCAAGGATATCGCGAAAACGTCGAATAATTTACGTTTTCGCGTCCTAGTAGCGTGATGGTCTGACAACGCGCCGCTCTTCCCACAGATGattattcaatttattttttgatgattAACGCCGGGAAGAATTTGGAAAAAAGTGTTCTGTTAAGTGAGCAGCAGATCTGGACAAATCAGTGGCAGAAGATTTATCAATGGTATGACGCCACGAACGAAACGCAATGGTCGGaattaaatgaaaagaaaCGGATACACCTTCGAAAATCTTATCTAATCGCCGATAACAcctttatataaataaaatcggATTCGTTTCGCGAAAAGTTCCCTCCTGGAAGTCCTCCGTAATGGACACCAACGACGAAGTTAGTATTCCTCTTCAAAGGGTGGCGGCATCCCCGACGGAAGAGTACTACAGAAGCATATTCGACAGAGTAAGTGTTTACATTTCGTACTATCTCAAAACGCACCGGTGACTCGCTCGCAAAATATTTCACTGTTATCACTTTATACCTACCCAAAAGTCTACACCCCTTTTATTTACGATTTACCGGGATTAAAAACCAACATGCTAATAGCGAAATTGTTGCGGTTTGCGGCAAcatttaaattctaattaAGTAGCATATAAAAGAAGGTGTTTTaacaacttgtaatttcaATAATGTGATCGTATCGCACTTGCTCTTTTATGTTTTACAAAGTATGATGATAATTATGTGAGTTTGATCTAAACGTAGATCTGACACATACATTGTTGAAGTTGTAGATACTTCATCGTTTTTATcttgtaattaaaataaaattaagtccATTTAGTTTTGGGGCAAATACTACatacataatacatatttgaaaaaaagactGAAAAGGCTGTCtagtagaaaataaataatatcatGTGAAATGTTAGAACAGGAGCTTTGGTTGATTGAGGATTTAATTAGGTATAAAAGTGtgagcaaaaataaataaagtaatcGAAAATATTCTGAGTAAATCCGGTACAACAGTTTTAAACAATGACATTGTAATTCTATTGTTGGTGTAATGAATAAGGCGGGAGTAAGTCAGTGAAAAATTGTAATACCGAACAGAGATAAATGAAATATGCtagaatatgaaaaataatttaaattaaatgtgttTCAACCGAACGAACTTCCGAAGGTCAACTGCAAATTTTAGGGAAACCGCTAAGTCAAGAtgtttacaaatatgtatacagggtgattcatatactatcatacatactttttttaaccGGTGGTAGATTCCGACCCCTAGacactcttacaaaaatgtcGAGGTTTTAacgttaaaattgttgaagataaagcatgtCTACTTTTTGCGTACctataattgaaaatatttacgtTGAAACAAGCTGCCGGGGTGATTCGAAGGaattgttgtcaaaatgaGACTAAAGCGACCTTTATAATAccaacattttgttttcttctatAATAACATTCATGAGATTTGTTATACATACATTGGACGTAAAGtggaataaataattaatacattagcAAAAATGGTGAAAAGACCGATATGgtaatttttgccaatttttgaCGTATGactcaatattttattgttgagtCTTTTTAGATCGGAATctgccactggttaaaatacgTGTGAAACtgtatgaatcaccctgtgtATATATATCGATAAAAGTAGTACAGTTGAATTTACCCTTTTTGTTTACCTATTTTTCCTTATCGAGCGACAAAGAAACTTGCCACCTGCCAAGCCAAACCGTTTTGTGGggaaaaatgattttaatttaaacaagaTCTGCACTTcaaactattacaaaaattcttaaaaatacTTAAAACATCATTCTAGTAATCTTGTGATATTACCTGATGATAACCTTTTTGCTgttagagatattttcatatttgatggcggaaacaaaagactgagaaatgtcacaaatttgtattgtcagtgttaaatttttcaaagacgttcgtgatttcgacagaaatgcagcaaattggcaataagaaagttattcatcgtcgaactagagaaataatttgtaatacgtttgattatatgagaataacttttcctttagaactactgacaaaaattggtttccttagaatttattttttcaatctatttagcgaaaatttaaatttacctag contains:
- the Sas-4 gene encoding centromere protein J, whose translation is MSLSPANILQRLNELKMWQESHEELLKKTKNLSNTSGNVTSASDYQTIEGLSAFDSTLNDENSLENMKNWESQVISPGKSFDQLLEEKLAQDPGPRTVAQKPKKPFLRKGAGLERFKLKPRQKPVRSRPKNNLNTSATPLRAPDLSVRPKATWCKIEEREDHIKKINELAQMDKCEVSEQTLYEKALEKELLIFEALEQKAENSSFCSTNSSVMRILSSTPSKIKPIAEEKRVHWESQSEEEDDVIETNLEREDIAEILLRLKSLAQNNARPNVPSIIEASEDEKWSSSEPSSDISISSIDLEETLKTEKRDVGVGTSEQPYGCAVCGDKLKRKIEEYEEKIQEVVEDKNRIVEIRKHLEQKERDFAKKKREFEDEKTNLVYELESERKKMIKEKQVFQTYVKDSQNRPNKRERQEISNLKQEVADLRETLKLKESKNGMTQARLRNQIKQLEKDNSNLKDEVERLTKENAKLSATQKLNRRPSDAKILHEINKNISKLTQETLRTKKCDQAEADKSERNKSSDKDDSLLETGTSHVDLETQYENTFRNQSPRETSTSTGKTEHTLEDGTKQIRYPNGNVKIVSPDGNQISVTFFNGDKQETNLIDGTVRYYFSERKICQTTYADGLELVEFPEGVTEKRYVDGRCEVMLPDGVVQTTFPDGSQETKYADGSIVNITKSGDKILLLPNGQKEIETKEYKRREYPDGTIKVLYPDGTLETKYANGRIRIKDGNGTLLVDTQC
- the LOC138129837 gene encoding uncharacterized protein, whose protein sequence is MGNHHGHGSHSRSGESTPTSSGSRKSISGAASHNEPATEKPSPLLPVEKLAKILRDKAFDEEGANGITQSVFTKYLFSRYPVLAEKLFQHFHEGAKSKNSYIDTQDFKLQCEKYLTILDDEIVRDTFVKMFSSHSDNSNGDTITPEGLRSLLMCAYHVSMDHYSEGPQMCLSISKTLKAVVDSCFHTKNQLSAQFVSHWLAANCPRLVLPLHRYIVHSLATSYRTLEDYESTPAAGLELATPVLEHPPPFGQKHPHLLHMSMSWLLAGALPPVYSRPQKAHSPSNSGVGLSSATFLAKLLCSVPSHWVVLYDSNDMGLGANRFLHHVLSYKGPTLCLLQAENNQVFCVASPNEWKESIHYWGGEDAAVIQLLPKFQVLEKGSKMLYLNTSVRGYPYGLRAGKDPRSPIIIVDGGFEKMEFKKIPYSLVRIEVWGCGDPVSRETQLEIKKWEVKEAERQRCVKLSAADWLDHPDRYLLELAGRPQYHQNQTQ
- the mRpL44 gene encoding large ribosomal subunit protein mL44, which translates into the protein MSFCRQTSLYMCRFLLRQLNSPRVTETRNIKRWVAPTLKQLKKRRDEIGPEPEQPRSTFLEWNYEAEVFAFGKRLGEEFDRKTLKQALTHRSYVTAEENKAKEKGVEFENQASNQDLIKEGDSIISQYLKEELRKSHPDDVVTVLSDYLTTVDMLSHVALHMGLKDIILTAEFPVEKTTLADTFKAVVAALKASQDLSRAQLLLKDFLLCQLNGKEIYDVWNPDSPLDHLTRLLKQRGVKELEPRLCNQSATSTILANYQVGLYNDKKLLGIGWGESVEIAKDTAALDAIHRIYYEK